The Thermosynechococcus sp. CL-1 genomic interval GCCCACTTTTCAAGCCTATTGGCTGGATCGCATCAATCCCCAGCAGTTGCAGGAGGTGCTCGCGGGGCGCATTGGCACTCAACCACGAAGATAAAGTGCCCCAGAAATCAGTGTGAGGGCGATCGCCCCCCCATAAACAATGAGAATTCCCCCCTGCCAACTGGGTGGTAAGGGAGCGAGAAGTAATGCCACGGCCATAATCTGGCTAACGGTTTTGGCTTTGCCCCAAAGGTTTGCCCCCTGAATTTGAGATTGCTGCACCCGCCAACTGGCAATCCCGAGTTCCCGAAAGAGGATCAACGCCACTGACCATGCGGGCACCTCTCCCCATTCAATGCACA includes:
- the pgsA gene encoding CDP-diacylglycerol--glycerol-3-phosphate 3-phosphatidyltransferase, translated to MPVNLATTITLARLLIVPVILGLLSFNHGVVYRWWGVGLFLVAALTDWLDGYIARRFNQVTDLGKVLDPLVDKLLILVPLLLCIEWGEVPAWSVALILFRELGIASWRVQQSQIQGANLWGKAKTVSQIMAVALLLAPLPPSWQGGILIVYGGAIALTLISGALYLRG